In the genome of Raphanus sativus cultivar WK10039 chromosome 4, ASM80110v3, whole genome shotgun sequence, one region contains:
- the LOC108854778 gene encoding potassium channel AKT1, producing the protein MGSLRSRARHDIDEIEQLSRESSHFSLSTGILPSLGARSNRRIKLRRFVVSPYNHNYRIWEAFLVVLVVYTAWVSPFEFGFLRKPRPPLSITDNIVNGFFAIDIIMTFFVGYLDKSTYLLVDDRKLIAFKYLRSWFVLDLISTIPSELAVRISSQSYGLFNMLRLWRLRRVGALFARLEKDRNFNYFWVRCAKLVCVTIFAVHCAACFYYLIAARHRDPAKTWIGAGNAKFAEESLGMRYVTSMYWSITTLTTVGYGDLHPVNTKEMIFDIFYMLFNLGLTAYLIGNMTNLVVHGTSRTRNFRDTIQAASNFAHRNHLPPRLQDQMLAHLCLKYRTDSEGLQQQETLDALPKAIRSSISHFLFYGLMDKVYLFRGVSNDLLFQLVSEMKAEYFPPKEDVILQNEAPTDFYILVNGTADQLVVQEGGTENPVKEVKAGDIIGEIGVLCYKPQLFTVRTKRLCQLLRMNRTTFLNIIQANVGDGTIIMNNLLQHLKEMNDPVMASVLLETENMLAKGKLDLPINLCFAAMREDDLLLLQLLKRGQDPNDSDNNGRTPLHIAASKGSLNCVLHLLEYHADPNCRDAEGNIPLWEAMVEGHEKVVKVLLEHGATIEAGDVGHFACTAAEQGNLRLLKEIVLHGGDVTRPRATGTTALHAAVCEGNIEMVKYLLEQGADVNKQDMHKWTAKDLAEQQGHEEIKALFREKTHERAHIDSSASVPILKTAIRFLGRGTSEPNIRPPSREVSFRITETRPRRKTNNFDNSLFGILASQNVQKNGLATVDESRAVNPVRVTVSCKGKDEVAGKLVLLPGSFKELLELGSIKFGIVAAKVMSKDQNMAEIDDVDVIRDGDHLIFATDSSQS; encoded by the exons atGGGGAGTCTCAGGAGTAGAGCGAGACACGATATAGATGAGATCGAACAGCTTTCGAGAGAGAGTAGTCATTTCAGTCTTTCTACTGGGATCTTACCATCACTTGGAGCTAGAAGCAACCGGCGAATTAAGCTAAGAAGATTCGTCGTGTCTCCTTACAATCATAATTACAG GATATGGGAGGCTTTCCTAGTGGTTCTTGTGGTTTATACTGCATGGGTTTCCCCTTTTGAGTTCGGGTTCTTGAGAAAGCCAAGGCCACCACTCTCTATCACCGATAACATTGTGAATGGATTCTTTGCGATCGATATCATCATGACTTTCTTTGTTGGTTACCTCGATAAATCAACTTACCTACTTGTGGATGATCGTAAATTGATTGCCTTCAAGTACTTGCGTTCTTGGTTCGTCCTCGACCTCATATCAACTATCCCCTCAGAGTTGGCTGTGAGAATCTCATCCCAGTCTTATGGATTATTTAACATGCTTCGGCTTTGGCGTCTTCGAAGAGTTGGTGCCTTGTTTGCCAG GCTTGAAAAAGATCGCAACTTCAACTATTTTTGGGTCCGGTGTGCAAAACTCGTTTGT GTCACTATCTTTGCGGTTCATTGTGCTGCATGTTTCTATTACCTTATCGCTGCACGGCACCGTGACCCAGCAAAGACCTGGATTGGAGCTGGTAACGCAAAATTCGCTGAGGAAAGCTTGGGGATGCGATACGTGACATCCATGTACTGGTCCATCACTACTCTTACCACTGTTGGTTACGGTGATTTGCATCCAGTGAACACCAAGGAGATGATATTCGACATTTTCTATATGCTCTTCAACCTCGGATTAACAGCATACTTGATTGGTAACATGACCAATTTGGTAGTCCATGGAACGAGTCGGACAAGAAACTTT AGAGATACAATACAAGCTGCTTCAAACTTCGCTCATAGGAACCATCTGCCACCTCGTTTGCAAGATCAGATGCTTGCACATTTATGTTTGAAGTATCGGACAGACTCTGAGGGGCTGCAACAGCAAGAGACTCTTGATGCACTCCCAAAAGCAATTAGATCGAGCATATCACACTTCCTTTTCTACGGCCTTATGGATAAAGTATACCTGTTCCGCGGAGTATCCAATGACTTGCTTTTCCAGCTg GTCTCAGAAATGAAAGCTGAGTACTTCCCACCAAAAGAAGATGTAATCTTGCAGAACGAAGCGCCAACAGACTTCTACATCCTTGTGAATGGTACTGCG GACCAATTGGTTGTTCAAGAGGGTGGAACAGAAAAT CCTGTGAAAGAGGTTAAAGCTGGAGACATCATAGGGGAGATAGGTGTGTTGTGTTACAAACCACAACTGTTTACTGTCAGGACAAAACGGTTGTGCCAACTATTGCGTATGAACCGTACAACTTTCTTAAATATCATTCAGGCTAATGTTGGAGATGGTACCATAATCATGAATAACTTACTTCAG CATTTAAAAGAAATGAATGATCCCGTGATGGCGAGTGTTCTACTGGAAACAGAAAACATGCTTGCAAAGGGTAAACTGGATCTTCCTATCAACTTATGCTTCGCTGCGATGAGAGAAGATGATTTGCTTTTACTTCAGTTACTAAAGAGAGGACAAGATCCAAATGATTCTGATAACAATGGCAGAACGCCTCTG CATATAGCAGCATCAAAAGGAAGTCTCAACTGTGTCCTTCATTTGTTGGAGTACCATGCAGACCCTAACTGTAGAG ACGCGGAAGGGAACATACCATTATGGGAAGCAATGGTGGAAGGGCATGAGAAAGTTGTAAAAGTACTGTTGGAACATGGTGCTACCATAGAGGCAGGGGATGTGGGTCATTTTGCATGCACGGCGGCTGAACAGGGCAACTTGAGGCTACTAAAAGAAATAGTTCTACATGGTGGAGATGTTACCCGTCCAAGAGCCACGGGGACCACTGCACTCCATGCTGCTGTATGCGAAGGGAATATTGAAATGGTAAAGTATCTCCTCGAGCAAGGTGCGGACGTTAACAAACAAGATATGCATAAATGGACGGCCAAGGATCTTGCTGAGCAACAAGGGCATGAGGAGATTAAAGCACTGTTCCGAGAAAAAACACATGAGAGGGCGCATATTGACTCGAGTGCCTCGGTTCCTATACTCAAAACCGCGATACGGTTCCTAGGAAGAGGGACTAGCGAACCTAACATCCGCCCTCCATCAAGAGAGGTGTCTTTTAGGATCACGGAAACAAGGCCAAGACGGAAAACAAACAACTTCGACAACTCGTTGTTTGGGATATTAGCTAGTCAAAACGTGCAGAAGAACGGGCTAGCCACGGTGGACGAAAGCAGAGCCGTAAACCCGGTGAGGGTGACGGTTAGTTGTAAAGGGAAAGATGAGGTAGCAGGGAAGCTGGTGCTGCTTCCAGGGAGTTTCAAGGAACTGCTAGAATTGGGTTCCATCAAGTTTGGTATTGTTGCTGCCAAAGTTATGAGCAAAGATCAGAACATGGCAGAGATTGATGATGTAGATGTTATAAGAGATGGAGATCATCTCATATTTGCAACTGATTCTAGCCAATCCTAG
- the LOC108853728 gene encoding putative E3 ubiquitin-protein ligase SINA-like 9, which translates to MESFDSEDDDNVLTNSTSRKRQRSPTERTATLQDLDVTDCPICFHPLTIPIFQCDNGHIACSTCCEKLSQKCATCTLPTLSRNRAMERVIELLTVRCPNAGCSVVVSCSETSSHVNNHCPFTQRNCPFSGCDFTCSFKDLYKHSLAKHSLAAPCVAKLHKSFPSRMFKCGTPEPLYFATDKRTILKERTTQGEGEIVVVEWFDMPDGRVLYACCIGPGADKFSYQLKLTSVYGDDLLFNSNLKRVCEVSNEPPRARFMLAPSCMLPYRECSICIKRETQ; encoded by the exons ATGGAGAGTTTCGACTCCGAGGACGACGACAATGTACTCACCAACAGCACTTCGAGGAAGAGGCAACGTTCTCCGACCGAACGCACAGCGACGCTGCAGGATCTGGATGTTACAGACTGTCCCATTTGCTTTCATCCTCTCACCATTCCCATCTTCCAG TGTGATAATGGCCATATAGCATGCTCCACTTGCTGCGAAAAGCTGAGCCAGAAGTGTGCAACATGCACCTTACCAACCCTTTCCCGCAACAGAGCGATGGAGCGGGTTATTGAACTACTTACAGTTCGATGCCCCAATGCTGGTTGCTCCGTGGTCGTCTCTTGTTCCGAAACATCATCACATGTCAATAATCACTGTCCTTTCACCCAACGTAATTGCCCCTTTAGCGGCTGTGACTTTACTTGCTCCTTCAAGGATTTATACAAACACAGCCTCGCTAAACACAGCCTTGCCGCACCTTGCGTTGCTAAACTTCACAAGTCCTTTCCCTCGCGCATGTTTAAATGTGGAACACCCGAGCCTCTGTATTTTGCAACGGATAAGAGGACCATTCTAAAGGAACGGACTACACAAGGAGAAGGAGAAATTGTGGTTGTGGAGTGGTTCGACATGCCAGACGGTCGGGTGCTCTATGCATGCTGTATTGGACCCGGAGCAGACAAGTTCTCCTACCAACTGAAGCTGACTTCAGTTTACGGTGATGACTTGTTGTTTAACTCAAACCTCAAAAGAGTCTGTGAAGTGAGCAATGAACCACCACGTGCGCGTTTTATGTTGGCTCCTTCATGTATGTTGCCTTACCGCGAGTGTTCTATATGCATCAAGCGGGAAACTCAGTAG